In Verrucomicrobiales bacterium, the genomic stretch GCCTCTTCGGATCCGAAGAACATCCAGTTCCTTTTTCCGATTGCTGTCGGCCTGATTTTGTTCTCGATGAGGTTGTTTGTCCACTCGACCTCCCCGTGGTCGATGATCCGACCCAGCGCAGGCCACTGGTTCAACGCATATCGAATGGCTTCCCCCATCTTGCTCTTGGGCAGATACCGGGGCTGCAATCGAATCAGGGCGCGATGGAGCCGGTCGACTACCAGCCGGTGGCAGGATGCTCGTTTGACTTCGCGCATCACCGCTCCGGCACGGTTCTCGCGGAGCTCGGCTTCCCATTGGTATAGCCAGCCCATCTGATTGAGGATCCATCCGACTTGTCGGGGCGCTTGCTTCTGAGCTTCAAAGAAGCCCCTCCTCGCGTGAGCCCAACAGCCAAAGAGGTCGGTCCCCGACCTGCTTTTGACGAACGCTGGATACGCACCGTAACCGTCGCACTGGATCTTCCCCTTGAAGTCAGGCCCTAGCAGGGAGTCCAAGCACTTGGCTGCCCGGCTCGCATGCCACTCGAAAATCACACATCTTCCGGGGACATGCCCCGTCCACAGATAACCTTGGCTACATTCACCATTTCCGGGATCCAGATATTTGATTGGCGTCTCATCCAGCTGCACGTAAGGACTGACTTGGAAGTCGGCTTTGATACACCTGACGATGGCTTCCAGGAGTGTTGATCCTTGCTTCATCCACAACACCATCTGCTGACGAGCGATGAAGACCCCATGTCGTTCCCAGAAAATCGATTGCTGACGGTAGAACGGCAGATGATCCGAAAACTTGCTCACCAAGAGATAGGCCAGGAGTCCGGGAGCCGCCATCCCGCTGGCACGTTCTGGAGCTGGTGCCACCACCGGCGGCATTGCTCGGTCGGCCACTCGCACATACTTGGGCCGAACGATCTCCAGCCAAAAGAACTTGCCAGGTTGGTAGTCGAGTTGACGGCTAACCTCCTGGCCGATCTCTTTCCATTTCTCGGGTTCGGCTTGCACGTCCTTAGGCTCGATGACGTTCTTCACTACTTCCAAGTTGTCCGGCGTACGAACCCGAGTGGAACTGTTACGCTCGCTGCGCCGAGGGGATGGAGTCGCTGGCTTGGCAGGCACGGGAACCGACACCTCGGTTTTATCCAAGCCACTTAAGAGCAGTTCCAACTGGGCGCTGCTCAACTGTTCGCTCTTTTTGCCAAAGTAGCGACGTGCCAGGGCATCGAGCTTTTGTCGTAGCAGCGAGATCTCCAATCTGGACTCTTTGAGTGCCTCTTGCAGTTGCGCGATCGTCTGCGAGGAGGCTTGCTGCAACTCATTCAGCTGCTGCTGCAGCTGAGTCATTTGATGTTGCAGTGAGGCGAAGTTCATCGGAGTCGATGGTCTGACGACGCCGATGAAAACTCGTTCAAACTTTGTGAATAATTTGTGCGCTCGTGCAGAGTGCTCTCACTTCGCGCCCTCGTACCAAGCACGACGGCCCGCATCCTTGAGTTCCACGCCGTCGAGTAAGAGTTGGAGCGCTTGCGGGGCGAGCTGAAGTTTACTCCCCGATTCGGTAGCACTCTGGGGCCAGCGGTAAGTTCCTTCCTCGAGACGCTTCATTAGGATGCACACACCAGTTCCGTCGAAATACAGAATCTTGATCCTATTCCGACGGCGGTTGCCAAAGACAAAGAGAGCGCCACTCTTCGGATCCTCTCCCAGCTGTTGCTGAGCTGCGGCCCACAGACCGGTAAAACTGGCGCGCAAGTCGCACGGTGCGGTGGCCAGGAACACTTTCAGGTGAGAGTGAAAGCTTAGCATGGGCTCTGGAGGCAACGCAGGAGGCGGGCTGCCAGTTCAATTTGGTCTACCGAGGTGAGACGCACTCGAGCGAGAGCGCCGACTTCCACAGTGAGGGAGGTCGGTTCACTGGGGGCGAGCTCAACCTGCGCGAAGGCGATAGGCTGTTTCCTCTGGGCCGATCGATGTCGCCAGGCCGCGAAGGTGGTGTAATTGAGCCCATGCTTGCGGACGAAGGCGGCTGCGGATAAACCGCTGGAATCGAACTTAGCCAGTAGGCGAGCCCTGCGAGCAGC encodes the following:
- a CDS encoding IS66 family transposase — its product is MNFASLQHQMTQLQQQLNELQQASSQTIAQLQEALKESRLEISLLRQKLDALARRYFGKKSEQLSSAQLELLLSGLDKTEVSVPVPAKPATPSPRRSERNSSTRVRTPDNLEVVKNVIEPKDVQAEPEKWKEIGQEVSRQLDYQPGKFFWLEIVRPKYVRVADRAMPPVVAPAPERASGMAAPGLLAYLLVSKFSDHLPFYRQQSIFWERHGVFIARQQMVLWMKQGSTLLEAIVRCIKADFQVSPYVQLDETPIKYLDPGNGECSQGYLWTGHVPGRCVIFEWHASRAAKCLDSLLGPDFKGKIQCDGYGAYPAFVKSRSGTDLFGCWAHARRGFFEAQKQAPRQVGWILNQMGWLYQWEAELRENRAGAVMREVKRASCHRLVVDRLHRALIRLQPRYLPKSKMGEAIRYALNQWPALGRIIDHGEVEWTNNLIENKIRPTAIGKRNWMFFGSEEAGQRNAVIYTLIANCRIHAIEPYEYLKDVLTRLPSTTNHTVGELTPIKWKEARAINVSRAA
- the tnpB gene encoding IS66 family insertion sequence element accessory protein TnpB, which gives rise to MLSFHSHLKVFLATAPCDLRASFTGLWAAAQQQLGEDPKSGALFVFGNRRRNRIKILYFDGTGVCILMKRLEEGTYRWPQSATESGSKLQLAPQALQLLLDGVELKDAGRRAWYEGAK